In Sedimentibacter sp. MB31-C6, one genomic interval encodes:
- a CDS encoding asparaginase yields the protein MKKNILLIATGGTIASKKTTDGLAPGITSEELLNYVPEIKEFCNVNTIQILNIDSTNIQPEYWVLMTEVIEKNYYKYDGFVISHGTDTMSYTSAALSYLIQNSDKPIIITGSQKPINVDITDAKRNLLDSFRFASEKDVKGVYIVFDGKAIVGTRARKIKSKSYSAFESINFPVAAIIDDTRITKYIRNEGTSEKVKFNKNIYPNIFLLKLSPGMDPDVLDYIGEKYEGVVIESYGVGGLPFLDKRNFLEKLGELTEKGKIVVVATQVMFEGSDMGIYEVGIKALKKYKVLQAYDMAIEATITKLMWIMSESKDFDIVKNKFYTKINDDILI from the coding sequence ATGAAAAAAAATATTTTGCTTATTGCAACAGGTGGAACTATCGCTTCAAAAAAAACTACAGATGGTTTAGCACCTGGTATTACTTCTGAAGAGTTATTAAATTATGTGCCAGAAATAAAGGAATTTTGCAATGTTAATACTATACAAATATTAAATATTGATAGTACAAATATACAACCGGAATATTGGGTTTTAATGACTGAGGTAATAGAGAAGAATTATTACAAGTATGATGGATTCGTAATTTCTCATGGAACTGATACAATGTCATATACTTCAGCTGCCCTCTCTTATTTAATTCAAAATTCGGATAAACCTATTATAATTACAGGGTCACAAAAACCTATTAATGTTGATATAACTGATGCAAAGAGGAATTTGTTAGATAGTTTTCGCTTTGCCTCTGAAAAAGATGTAAAAGGAGTATATATAGTATTTGATGGAAAAGCAATAGTGGGTACAAGAGCTAGGAAAATAAAGTCAAAAAGTTATAGTGCTTTTGAAAGTATAAATTTTCCTGTTGCAGCAATAATAGATGATACTAGAATTACAAAATATATAAGAAATGAAGGAACAAGTGAAAAAGTAAAATTTAATAAAAATATATATCCAAATATTTTTTTATTGAAGTTATCGCCTGGTATGGATCCTGATGTTCTTGACTATATAGGTGAAAAGTATGAAGGAGTTGTAATTGAAAGTTATGGAGTAGGTGGCCTTCCTTTTCTTGATAAAAGAAATTTCCTAGAAAAACTTGGTGAGCTTACAGAAAAAGGAAAGATAGTAGTTGTTGCAACTCAAGTTATGTTTGAAGGTAGTGATATGGGTATATATGAGGTTGGTATAAAAGCATTGAAAAAATATAAGGTCCTACAAGCTTATGACATGGCTATAGAAGCTACAATTACGAAACTAATGTGGATTATGTCAGAAAGTAAAGATTTTGATATAGTTAAAAATAAATTTTACACAAAAATAAATGATGACATTTTAATTTAA
- a CDS encoding putative bifunctional diguanylate cyclase/phosphodiesterase produces MVANITSIDKFLTTTNIIFVINIVLGLVIFKGIKLFKDLNVKYRDLKKINDFDKITNIRNEDSFQIEAEKVLLNEKGKKYALAHFDIDKFTVINNNFGYEVGDEILRNIGKLLNIILKSEVCGKADADNFLVLLKYNNDKNEILKKISNISSSMEGLEIWKKYHIKPVITTGIYIIEENDKDIRLAIDKAKVAKLDIKGSCSSGYAIYNKNLNNSFIEERSIEYDMHEALKNEDFKIYIQPKVNLKDGYISGAEALVRWDNKKLGFMSPERFIPIFEKNGFIINLDKFVFENVCKSMRNWLDLEYKVVPVSVNVSRVDFLNSNFVTEYKEILERYHIPENLIEIEITESVVFGNVDEVFSIMRDFRNSGFKISMDDFGSGYSSLGLLGEMPINTLKLDKTFLNNIEDYNTQVIVSNIVNLAKNLELNVVSEGVETNLQADFLKDIGCDMAQGFIFSMPMPIEEYGNLISKNNKNYFS; encoded by the coding sequence GTGGTGGCTAATATTACATCAATAGATAAGTTTTTAACTACGACAAACATTATATTTGTTATAAATATTGTTCTAGGTTTAGTTATTTTTAAAGGTATTAAATTATTTAAGGATTTAAATGTTAAATATAGAGACTTGAAAAAAATTAATGACTTTGATAAAATTACCAATATAAGAAATGAAGACAGTTTTCAAATAGAAGCAGAAAAGGTTCTATTAAATGAAAAAGGAAAAAAATATGCATTAGCACACTTTGATATAGATAAATTTACTGTAATAAATAATAATTTTGGATATGAAGTCGGCGATGAAATACTTCGAAACATAGGCAAATTATTAAATATTATTTTAAAATCTGAGGTATGTGGTAAAGCAGATGCAGATAATTTTTTAGTTTTATTGAAATATAATAATGACAAAAATGAAATATTAAAGAAAATTAGTAATATATCAAGTAGTATGGAAGGTTTAGAAATTTGGAAAAAATATCATATTAAGCCCGTTATAACTACAGGTATATATATTATAGAAGAAAACGATAAAGATATAAGATTAGCTATAGATAAGGCAAAGGTTGCCAAACTAGATATTAAGGGTAGTTGCAGTAGTGGATATGCTATATACAATAAAAATTTAAATAACAGTTTCATTGAGGAAAGAAGTATTGAATATGATATGCATGAAGCTCTAAAAAATGAAGATTTCAAAATATATATACAACCAAAAGTTAACTTAAAAGATGGTTATATTTCTGGAGCAGAAGCGTTAGTTCGTTGGGATAACAAGAAATTGGGATTTATGAGTCCAGAGAGATTTATACCTATATTTGAGAAAAATGGGTTTATTATAAATCTTGATAAATTTGTTTTTGAAAATGTATGTAAAAGTATGAGGAATTGGTTGGACTTAGAATATAAAGTTGTTCCTGTATCTGTAAATGTTTCTAGAGTTGACTTTCTTAACAGTAATTTTGTAACAGAATATAAGGAGATATTGGAAAGATATCATATACCTGAAAATTTGATAGAAATTGAAATCACCGAATCAGTTGTATTTGGAAATGTAGATGAAGTATTTTCTATAATGAGGGATTTTAGAAATAGTGGTTTTAAAATTTCCATGGATGATTTTGGATCTGGATACTCTAGTCTTGGATTACTGGGAGAAATGCCTATAAATACTCTAAAATTGGACAAAACCTTTTTAAATAATATAGAAGATTACAATACTCAAGTTATTGTTAGCAATATAGTAAACCTTGCTAAAAATTTAGAATTAAATGTAGTTTCAGAGGGAGTAGAGACAAACTTACAAGCAGATTTTCTTAAAGATATAGGATGTGATATGGCTCAAGGGTTTATTTTTTCAATGCCAATGCCAATAGAGGAATATGGTAATTTAATTAGTAAAAACAATAAAAATTATTTTTCTTAA
- a CDS encoding diacylglycerol/lipid kinase family protein — protein sequence MKHIFIVNPVAGKGKYQLEIIKNIENQLYGKTDFEIYITKSKEDVKRYVISKCKENVSMVLYACGGDGTLHDVINSAQDYEQVNIGIIPCGTGNDYVKNFENYYNFNDVIAQIEGSKVELDLIKVNDEYAASVCNIGFDADAAFNMHKFKSIPFITGTGCYILSVLYSLTKKLGKNLEVEVDDKIKFNGKFLLGVIANGNSYGGGYKCAPKAIINDGIIDICFIDKISRFKILGLINEYKIGKHLENENIKKYVTYKKCKTVRMKCDNPINLCIDGESSIHNELFFEISHKSLRFWIPKGTKPIYVV from the coding sequence ATGAAGCATATATTTATTGTAAATCCAGTGGCAGGAAAGGGTAAGTATCAGTTAGAAATAATTAAAAATATTGAAAATCAACTTTATGGAAAAACTGATTTTGAAATTTATATAACTAAAAGTAAAGAAGATGTTAAAAGATACGTAATAAGTAAATGCAAAGAAAATGTCTCTATGGTTTTATATGCTTGTGGTGGTGATGGTACATTACATGACGTAATTAATTCAGCACAAGATTACGAACAAGTTAACATAGGTATTATTCCTTGTGGTACGGGAAATGATTATGTAAAGAATTTTGAAAATTACTATAATTTTAACGATGTTATTGCTCAAATTGAAGGAAGTAAAGTTGAATTAGATTTAATAAAGGTTAATGATGAATATGCTGCATCAGTATGTAATATTGGTTTTGATGCTGATGCTGCATTTAATATGCATAAATTTAAGAGTATCCCCTTTATTACTGGAACAGGGTGTTATATTTTGTCCGTACTATACTCACTGACTAAAAAACTAGGTAAAAATTTAGAAGTAGAAGTTGATGATAAAATAAAGTTTAACGGAAAATTTTTGCTTGGAGTAATTGCTAATGGAAATTCTTACGGTGGTGGTTATAAATGTGCTCCAAAGGCAATAATAAATGATGGAATTATAGATATTTGTTTTATAGATAAAATTTCTAGATTTAAAATACTTGGGTTAATCAATGAATATAAAATTGGCAAACATTTAGAGAATGAGAATATTAAAAAGTATGTAACATATAAAAAATGTAAAACTGTTAGGATGAAATGCGATAATCCAATTAACTTATGTATCGATGGTGAAAGCTCTATACATAATGAATTATTTTTTGAAATTTCCCATAAATCATTAAGATTTTGGATTCCTAAAGGAACTAAACCAATATATGTCGTGTAG
- a CDS encoding RluA family pseudouridine synthase, which yields MTNENILNYTIQENDKTVKSILRENLKFSKRLSKSLELSNNIYLNGNTTKLNKSVFRGDILSIKFEEEEESFEAVNMQINILYEDTDLLIVNKPPYMVVHPTKSHQNDTIANGVAYYFKQKGIHRKVRLVNRLDMNTSGIVIIAKNPYAHNELANQMKSNVVDKYYYAIVKGAVEKDEDIINEPIARLKPDDIIRVVNPSGKECITHYQVENRLIDGTNTLVKLKLETGRTHQIRVHMKYIGHPILGDTLYGQESSLIERQALHCYEMKFQQPITKELINIRCPLPNDMTKLLSDEKFVR from the coding sequence ATGACAAATGAAAATATTCTTAATTATACAATACAGGAAAATGATAAAACTGTAAAGAGTATATTGAGGGAAAATTTAAAGTTTTCCAAAAGGCTTTCTAAAAGTCTTGAATTATCTAATAATATTTATTTAAATGGAAATACAACCAAATTAAATAAATCTGTATTTAGAGGAGATATCTTATCAATAAAATTTGAAGAAGAGGAAGAATCATTTGAAGCTGTAAATATGCAAATTAATATACTGTATGAGGATACAGATTTACTTATTGTTAATAAACCTCCCTATATGGTTGTACACCCTACAAAATCTCATCAAAACGATACTATAGCTAATGGAGTAGCTTATTATTTTAAGCAAAAAGGAATTCATAGAAAAGTGCGTTTAGTAAATAGGCTTGATATGAACACTTCAGGAATCGTTATAATAGCTAAAAATCCATATGCTCACAATGAATTGGCTAATCAAATGAAATCAAATGTAGTTGATAAATATTACTATGCTATTGTTAAAGGCGCAGTTGAAAAAGATGAAGATATAATAAATGAACCTATAGCTAGATTAAAACCAGATGATATAATTCGTGTAGTGAACCCATCAGGGAAAGAGTGTATTACACATTATCAAGTTGAAAATAGATTAATTGATGGTACAAATACGCTAGTAAAATTAAAACTTGAAACAGGTAGAACACATCAGATTAGGGTACATATGAAATATATTGGGCATCCCATATTGGGAGATACATTGTATGGACAAGAAAGTTCTTTAATAGAAAGGCAAGCTCTACATTGTTATGAAATGAAGTTTCAACAACCTATAACTAAAGAGTTAATTAATATAAGATGTCCTTTGCCAAATGATATGACAAAGTTGTTATCTGATGAAAAATTCGTAAGATAA
- a CDS encoding NAD(+)/NADH kinase: protein MKDRIVNIAANLDKYTLDIKKELIEILQKNGYSYFDGFYPEGILNITIGGDGAFLHGVRDSNFSEIPFAGINTGTLGFYPEITPENLENFITDFKNNNYTINKVNLIESEINYDGNSEKIFAVNDIILKRKDMKTIHLNVFIDSNHLETISGDGLIISSPMGSSAYNMSAGGSLVYPSLKTLQITPLSPIISNAYRCLDCSIIVPPEFEITIYPERKDDYFITFLADGEIYEYDGIESAHFRTSKKEINRLTTGTYNYWKVIKEKFL from the coding sequence ATGAAAGATAGAATAGTAAATATAGCTGCAAACTTAGATAAATATACTTTGGATATAAAAAAAGAACTTATAGAAATTTTACAAAAAAATGGCTATAGCTATTTTGATGGTTTTTACCCAGAAGGTATATTGAATATTACAATTGGTGGAGATGGCGCATTTCTCCACGGTGTAAGAGATAGCAATTTTTCAGAAATACCTTTTGCAGGAATAAATACTGGTACTCTTGGATTTTATCCTGAAATAACTCCAGAGAATCTCGAAAATTTTATTACAGACTTTAAGAATAATAATTACACCATTAATAAAGTAAACCTTATTGAAAGTGAAATAAATTATGATGGAAACTCAGAAAAAATATTTGCTGTAAATGATATTATACTTAAAAGAAAAGATATGAAAACTATTCATTTAAACGTGTTTATTGATTCAAACCATTTAGAAACAATTAGTGGAGATGGCTTGATAATTTCTTCTCCAATGGGTAGTTCTGCTTATAATATGTCAGCCGGAGGCAGTTTAGTTTATCCTTCTTTAAAGACACTGCAAATTACACCATTATCTCCTATTATTTCCAATGCATACAGATGTTTAGACTGTAGTATAATAGTCCCGCCAGAATTTGAAATTACAATTTATCCAGAGCGAAAAGATGATTATTTTATAACATTCCTAGCTGATGGTGAAATCTATGAATATGATGGCATAGAATCTGCTCATTTCCGAACATCCAAAAAAGAAATAAACAGATTGACAACAGGTACATATAATTATTGGAAAGTTATAAAAGAAAAGTTTTTATAA
- the hag gene encoding flagellin Hag — protein sequence MRIQHNINALNSLRQLGMNNSNTGKNLEKLSSGYRINRAGDDAAGLAISEKMRGQINGLEMASKNAEDGISLIQTAEGGLNETHAILQRMRELAVQSSNGTYDDDVDRANIQKEVEALTTEIDRIANSTKFNGKAVIDGTMTSLSLQIGANGTSAEAVSLAITSMSADGLGVSTISVSTIALATAAISTIDAAINEVSGTRADLGALQNRLEHTINNLGVTSENLTAAESRIRDVDMAKEMMQYTKNNILTQAAQAMLAQANQQPQGVLQLLQ from the coding sequence ATGAGAATACAACATAATATTAACGCATTAAATTCTTTAAGACAATTAGGAATGAACAATTCAAACACAGGTAAAAACTTAGAAAAATTATCATCAGGATATAGAATTAATAGAGCTGGTGATGATGCTGCAGGATTGGCAATATCTGAAAAGATGAGAGGTCAAATCAATGGATTAGAAATGGCTTCTAAAAATGCTGAAGATGGTATTTCTTTAATTCAAACAGCAGAAGGTGGATTAAATGAAACTCATGCTATCCTTCAAAGAATGAGAGAATTAGCAGTTCAATCTTCTAATGGTACTTATGATGATGATGTTGATAGAGCAAATATACAAAAAGAAGTTGAAGCATTAACAACTGAAATTGATAGAATAGCTAATTCAACTAAATTTAATGGAAAAGCTGTAATAGATGGTACAATGACTTCATTATCTTTACAAATAGGAGCAAATGGTACATCTGCTGAAGCTGTTAGTTTAGCAATAACTAGTATGTCAGCTGACGGATTAGGTGTATCAACAATATCTGTATCTACTATAGCTTTAGCAACTGCTGCTATTAGTACAATAGATGCAGCTATCAATGAAGTATCTGGAACAAGAGCAGATTTAGGTGCTTTACAAAACAGATTAGAGCACACAATCAACAACTTAGGAGTAACTTCAGAAAACTTAACAGCTGCTGAATCTCGTATAAGAGACGTTGATATGGCAAAAGAAATGATGCAATACACTAAGAATAATATTCTTACTCAAGCTGCTCAAGCAATGCTTGCTCAAGCTAATCAACAACCACAAGGTGTATTACAGTTATTACAATAA
- a CDS encoding PHP domain-containing protein: MKKVDMHMHTCASDGTWDVYELKEELKKNRINIFSITDHDNIDNTKKMQEIITPKDNLIYIPGVELTSEYQGREYHLTLYDFDIENKDLLNLINWTNQSKIDSNKEFIKNYASNKYKDICYEDFEKYEYDRKRGGWKSANYMIDKGIHMDMLSHLKDVGESGLKAELKNPEEVMKIIKKSGGKVFLAHPSYHYRNNYMPEEELIYWLELGIDGIECFSPYNENNIQGYIEFCKKNNLMISGGSDCHGEFIKTRKLGVPHVTLEDLNIKKLFNNL, translated from the coding sequence ATGAAAAAAGTAGATATGCATATGCATACCTGTGCTTCTGATGGAACATGGGATGTTTATGAGCTGAAAGAAGAATTGAAGAAAAATAGAATAAATATATTCTCTATAACGGACCATGATAATATTGATAATACAAAAAAGATGCAGGAAATAATAACTCCAAAAGATAATTTAATATATATACCTGGAGTTGAATTAACATCTGAATATCAGGGTAGAGAATATCATTTAACTTTATACGATTTTGATATTGAAAACAAAGACTTATTAAACTTGATTAACTGGACTAATCAAAGCAAAATTGATTCTAATAAAGAATTTATTAAAAATTATGCATCTAACAAATATAAAGATATTTGCTATGAAGACTTTGAAAAATATGAATACGATAGAAAAAGAGGCGGCTGGAAATCTGCTAACTATATGATAGACAAAGGAATTCATATGGATATGTTATCTCACCTAAAGGATGTTGGTGAATCAGGGCTTAAAGCTGAATTGAAAAATCCAGAAGAAGTTATGAAAATTATAAAAAAAAGTGGAGGTAAAGTATTTCTTGCCCATCCTTCATATCATTATAGGAATAATTATATGCCAGAAGAAGAATTGATATACTGGCTAGAGCTTGGCATAGATGGAATAGAATGTTTTTCACCATATAATGAAAATAACATTCAAGGATATATAGAATTTTGTAAGAAAAATAATCTTATGATTTCAGGTGGTTCAGATTGTCATGGTGAATTCATAAAAACAAGAAAGCTAGGAGTACCACATGTAACTTTAGAAGACTTAAATATAAAAAAACTTTTTAATAATTTATAA
- a CDS encoding response regulator transcription factor: protein MRILIVEDEVKITQALKFLFTKQKIDVDIANDGEEGMILANKEIYDVIVLDIMLPEVSGLEILKSIRKAGNKTPVIMLTAKDTVDDRVYGLETGADDYLIKPFATKELIARVKALARRKDTEYIGEIYNFEGVKYDVKNYLLYIDDEEFKLPLKEAMLMEMFIKKPRQVFTREQIIDRIWGLEADILESNIEIYVHHLRKRLESTKAKIETIRGVGYMLKEK, encoded by the coding sequence GTGAGAATATTAATTGTAGAAGATGAAGTTAAGATTACACAAGCATTAAAGTTTTTATTTACAAAACAAAAGATAGATGTTGATATAGCAAATGATGGTGAGGAAGGTATGATTCTGGCAAATAAAGAAATTTATGATGTAATTGTACTAGATATAATGTTACCAGAAGTAAGTGGTTTAGAAATATTGAAATCAATTAGAAAAGCTGGAAACAAGACACCAGTAATTATGCTTACTGCGAAAGATACTGTTGATGATAGGGTTTATGGACTTGAAACTGGTGCAGATGATTACTTGATTAAACCTTTTGCAACAAAGGAGCTTATAGCAAGGGTTAAAGCTTTGGCAAGAAGAAAAGATACGGAATACATTGGAGAAATATATAATTTCGAAGGTGTTAAATATGACGTTAAAAACTATCTTTTATATATAGATGATGAAGAATTTAAATTGCCTTTAAAAGAAGCAATGCTTATGGAGATGTTTATAAAAAAACCTAGACAGGTATTCACAAGAGAACAGATAATTGATAGAATATGGGGTTTAGAAGCAGATATTTTGGAAAGTAATATAGAGATTTATGTTCATCACTTAAGAAAAAGACTTGAGTCAACTAAAGCTAAAATTGAAACTATACGTGGTGTAGGATATATGCTTAAGGAGAAATAA
- a CDS encoding methyl-accepting chemotaxis protein yields the protein MKKLKQKKKINKFKFKGFKNIKGIKNKVDFKNIKSIKSKILLYIMAVVLVSVTLVGGISAFLNYKTAIDTVEITLSEVSVVASEVIVSKIDELKTVASDLGLLPELTNPEVKLADKQELFQLRIDNFKFIDAYFADSNGNAITTVDKRNINVSDSEYFKTAMKGDTYVSDPIFKISGEMYFIVSAPLWKDGKSNTSTEGAIILEINGRMLSDFVSGIAVGDGGFGSIIDKDGFTIAHLEYQRVIDHENAIQNAEVDNSFKKLASIESKMLNGEEQFGSYEMDGLTTLLAYSPIEGTNGWGMLINTPQSQYMGNTSISIILTIVLIIISILAAFIIATIVSKKIADPVIACANRLKLLSEGDLHTEIPTTSSEDETGVLLESLSKTVAVLKELINDISYHLGSMADGDLTTIVTLDYDGDLSPIKDSLTKIIEYNNNQMRQIGQSAEQIASGSEQVASGSQALSQGATEQASSVEELAATINEISEQINSNAKNAGKGKEAALEVGNEIKNGNNQVKEMNNAMNNISDTSKEIAKIIKVIDDIAFQTNILALNAAVEAARAGSAGKGFAVVADEVRNLASKSAEAAKNTTNLIENSLKAVDNGASIATKTKESLNLIEEKAKVAIEMIGEISAASEQQALGINQISIGIEQISSIVQTNSATSEESAAASEELSSQAQVLKNMVEEFKL from the coding sequence ATGAAGAAATTAAAGCAGAAGAAGAAAATAAATAAATTTAAATTTAAAGGATTTAAGAATATTAAAGGAATTAAAAATAAAGTAGATTTTAAAAATATAAAAAGTATAAAAAGTAAAATATTATTATATATTATGGCTGTTGTTTTAGTTTCAGTAACTTTAGTAGGTGGTATATCAGCATTTCTTAATTATAAAACAGCAATAGATACAGTAGAGATAACATTAAGTGAGGTATCTGTCGTAGCTTCTGAAGTTATAGTAAGTAAAATTGATGAACTTAAAACAGTAGCATCAGATTTAGGACTTTTACCAGAATTAACTAATCCAGAAGTAAAGCTAGCAGATAAGCAAGAACTTTTTCAGTTAAGAATAGATAATTTTAAATTTATAGATGCTTATTTTGCTGATAGCAATGGAAATGCAATAACTACAGTAGATAAAAGAAATATAAATGTATCTGATTCAGAATATTTCAAAACTGCTATGAAAGGTGATACATATGTTTCTGATCCAATTTTTAAAATAAGTGGTGAAATGTATTTTATAGTATCAGCTCCATTATGGAAAGATGGTAAATCTAATACATCTACAGAAGGAGCAATAATTTTAGAAATAAACGGTAGAATGTTATCGGATTTTGTTTCAGGTATAGCTGTTGGAGATGGTGGTTTTGGCTCGATTATTGATAAGGATGGATTTACCATTGCACACCTTGAATATCAAAGAGTTATAGACCATGAGAATGCAATACAGAATGCAGAAGTTGACAATAGCTTTAAAAAGTTGGCAAGTATAGAATCCAAGATGTTAAATGGTGAAGAACAATTCGGAAGTTATGAAATGGATGGATTAACTACACTTCTAGCGTATTCTCCTATAGAAGGAACTAATGGATGGGGAATGCTTATTAATACACCTCAATCACAGTATATGGGAAATACTAGCATAAGTATTATATTAACTATTGTATTAATAATTATTTCTATTTTAGCAGCATTTATTATAGCTACTATAGTATCAAAGAAAATAGCAGACCCTGTGATTGCTTGTGCTAATAGACTCAAGCTTCTTTCAGAAGGTGATTTGCATACTGAAATACCAACAACATCTAGTGAAGACGAAACTGGTGTACTTCTTGAATCTTTAAGTAAAACTGTAGCTGTATTAAAAGAATTAATAAACGATATTTCTTATCATTTAGGTTCTATGGCTGATGGAGATTTAACAACAATAGTTACATTAGATTATGATGGAGACTTAAGTCCTATTAAAGATTCTTTAACTAAGATTATTGAGTACAATAATAATCAGATGCGACAAATTGGTCAAAGCGCTGAACAAATAGCAAGTGGCTCTGAACAAGTAGCATCTGGATCTCAAGCTCTTTCCCAAGGAGCTACAGAACAGGCAAGTTCAGTTGAAGAATTAGCAGCTACAATAAATGAAATTTCTGAGCAGATAAATAGTAATGCTAAAAATGCAGGCAAAGGCAAGGAAGCAGCTCTTGAAGTAGGAAATGAAATAAAAAATGGAAATAATCAAGTTAAGGAAATGAATAATGCTATGAACAACATAAGCGATACTTCTAAAGAAATTGCTAAAATTATAAAAGTTATCGATGATATAGCATTTCAAACAAATATACTTGCATTGAATGCAGCAGTAGAAGCTGCAAGAGCAGGTTCAGCAGGAAAGGGATTTGCAGTTGTTGCTGATGAAGTAAGAAATTTAGCTTCGAAAAGTGCAGAAGCAGCTAAAAATACAACAAACCTTATCGAGAATTCACTTAAAGCAGTAGATAATGGTGCAAGTATTGCTACAAAAACAAAAGAATCATTAAATTTAATTGAGGAAAAAGCTAAAGTTGCCATTGAAATGATAGGAGAAATATCGGCAGCATCAGAACAACAGGCTTTAGGAATAAATCAAATTTCCATAGGAATAGAACAAATTTCATCAATAGTACAAACAAATTCAGCTACATCAGAGGAAAGTGCAGCAGCAAGTGAAGAATTAAGTAGTCAAGCTCAAGTTTTGAAAAATATGGTAGAAGAATTCAAACTGTAG
- a CDS encoding sensor histidine kinase, with translation MFKRLHLKLTAYMGLILIFFMFFIATGIYNFTRMIFDDGTKEIMKSEAVRIHAYRNASMTTSIFEDRSFYQSLNTNVILMGKERLDACYVIYNENADRVHIEGGSTWVADNLKTLADLSLEEKSDSYVKKKIGNFNYRIYTKYFNDTEESSVVQVYVSTINEDILWSFLRTVLFIFGLTGMVALLCISYILTGQAIKPVKKTWVKQKQFVADASHELRTPLTVIQTNLDVVLSDDEGTVEENDVWLDNAYSETRVMAKLIDHLLILAKADANNEKLDMMEFSISEIVENVCGSMIVIANNKNIDFQMNIEEDLIIKADYDKIRRLIVILIDNAIKYTEKGSIKVSLFTEKNKKILIVEDTGIGISEKDINRIFDRFYRADKARHREGGTGLGLSIAKWIAESHRYILTVESTINVGTKFTLKM, from the coding sequence ATGTTTAAAAGGCTTCATTTAAAATTAACAGCATATATGGGATTGATTTTAATATTCTTCATGTTTTTTATTGCTACAGGCATATATAATTTTACAAGAATGATTTTTGACGATGGGACTAAGGAAATAATGAAATCAGAAGCAGTTAGAATTCATGCATATCGAAATGCTTCTATGACCACTAGTATTTTCGAAGATAGAAGTTTCTATCAAAGTCTCAATACAAATGTTATATTAATGGGGAAAGAGCGACTTGATGCATGTTATGTTATTTACAATGAAAATGCAGACAGAGTTCATATCGAAGGAGGAAGCACATGGGTAGCTGATAATTTGAAAACTCTGGCTGATTTATCTCTGGAAGAAAAAAGTGATTCTTACGTAAAGAAAAAGATTGGTAATTTTAATTATAGAATTTATACAAAGTACTTTAATGATACTGAGGAATCAAGTGTTGTTCAAGTATACGTTAGCACAATAAATGAAGATATATTATGGTCGTTTTTAAGAACAGTGTTATTTATATTTGGTTTAACAGGTATGGTAGCATTACTTTGCATTAGCTATATTTTAACAGGTCAGGCTATTAAGCCGGTAAAAAAAACCTGGGTTAAACAAAAACAATTTGTTGCAGATGCTTCTCATGAGCTTAGAACACCTCTAACAGTTATTCAAACTAATCTAGATGTTGTATTAAGTGACGATGAAGGAACAGTAGAAGAAAATGATGTATGGCTTGATAATGCATATTCAGAAACTCGAGTTATGGCTAAATTAATAGACCATCTATTGATTTTGGCAAAGGCAGATGCTAACAATGAAAAGCTAGATATGATGGAGTTTTCTATATCAGAAATTGTTGAAAATGTTTGTGGAAGTATGATAGTTATTGCAAATAATAAAAATATAGATTTTCAAATGAATATAGAGGAAGATTTAATCATCAAAGCTGATTATGATAAAATAAGAAGACTCATTGTTATATTAATAGATAATGCTATAAAGTATACAGAAAAGGGTAGTATTAAAGTAAGTTTATTTACTGAAAAAAATAAAAAAATATTAATTGTAGAAGATACAGGAATTGGAATAAGCGAGAAGGATATAAATAGGATATTTGATAGATTTTATAGAGCTGATAAGGCGCGTCACAGAGAAGGTGGAACGGGACTAGGTCTCAGTATAGCAAAATGGATAGCTGAAAGTCATAGATATATCTTAACAGTGGAAAGCACTATAAATGTAGGAACTAAATTCACATTGAAAATGTAA